From the Salana multivorans genome, the window GCTCCGCAGGTGGTCGAGCCACCCGGCACGCGCCGCGTCGTCGTCACCGGCATGGAGGCGGACGACGCCGGCCTGGACGTGGACGGCGATGGCCTCGTGCCAGGGAAGGTCGCGCACCACCGACTCGGACTCGGCGAGGAGCTCGTCCGCACGCGCGTCGCCGCGGACCGCCGGCACCAGGGGCAACGCGGCCTGCACGATCGGGTGCGGGCGTTCCGGAGCGAGATCGAGCGCCGCCTGGAACTCGACGGCGGCGCGGTCGAGCTCGCCGTCCAGCCAGAGGGTGAAGGCGTAGAGCGCATGGTTCGCGCCGCTCCCGGCGTCGACCCGCCCGCCGCGGATGCGGGACACGACCTCGCCGAGATCGCGCCGTCCCTCGGCGGCGAAGCCGCACAGGGCGTACACGGCGCCGCGCCAGGCGAGCTTGTCGGTGTCCGCCAGTCGGGTCTCACCGGCAGCCGTCGGAACCGCGTCGAAGTCGCGCTGGACATGATCGAAGTCGAGCTCGCGGGCCGCGACCTGGCCCGCCGTCCGCAGGTAGTACCCGCGCAGGGCGTGGTCGTCCGGCACGCCGGGTGGAAGGGAGTCGAGCACGGCGGCGATCCGGTCCGTCGGGTAGCCCGACACCAGCATCGTCCAGGCCCGCAGGACGAGGAGGCGCGAGCGGGTGCGCTCGTCCGCCCGCTCGACGACGCCGGTCGGCACGGCCTCCAGCGCTCGACGGGCGTCGGCGACCCGGTTCTCCACCACGAGCAGCCAGGCCAGCACGACGGTGCGCAGCGCGGCATCCCTCGCCCAGCCGATCTCGGAGAGGCGACCGCGCACCGCCTGCGTGTCCAGAGCGAGCACGGTGGCCAGCTGGGCCTCCAGCCAGGCGCGCTCGCGACGATCGGCGCTCCGCGCCACGCGAGACGCCCAGAGCAGGAGCTGGGCCTCCCCGCGGTAGTCCGACTCCGCGTGCGCCGCGGCGGCGGCGGCCTCGAGCCGGTCGGCGAGCCCGTCGTCGCGGTCCTCCGCCGCCGCGACGGCGTGCTCGAGGCGGCGCATCGGGGAGGAGAGCGACTCCGCCGCGCGGTGGTGCAGCTCGCGCCGCTCGGCCGCGGGGGTCGACTGGTAGACCGCGGCCCTGACGAGGGAGTGGACGATGCGCACCCGCGACAGCTGCGCCTCCTCCTCCACCACGAGCAGCCCGTCCTCGACGAGGAGGTCGAGGGCCGCGAGCGGGTGGGGGAGCCCGGCGACGGCCGCGGCGTCGAAGCGGTCGACCCACGACGCCCCCACGACGGCTACCGCTCGCAGCAACCGGGTGGCATCCGTGTCCATCGCGGTGAGTCGTGCGGTCAGCTCGAGTGCCACGTCCTCGGGCGCCGGGAGGTTGGGCATGGCGGCGAGCGCATCGAGCTGGTACTCGGACGCGAGGGCCCGCAGGTGCATCGGGTTGCCGCCGGTGTGCTCCCGCAGCCGGTGGACCAGCGTCGGTGCCGGCTCCTTCCCCGTCGCTCGGCGCAGCAGCTCCGCGGTCTCGGTGTCGTCGAGGCCGTCGAGCGTGAGCACGGTCGCGGCGCCGGCGTCGTGGCGGTGACGCTGCCAGGCTCGGTGCTCACCCCGGGCGAACGGCCGTGACGCGACGACGACGAGCAGCCGGTCCCCGGAGAGCCGGGACAGCACCAGCCGGAGCGCATCGAGCGACTCGTCGTCCGCCCACTGCGCGTCGTCGATCATGAGCAGGAGCGGGTCGCCGCGGCTCTCGTCGTCGAGCAGGCGGCGGAGCGACTGGGCGGCGACGGCGGGGTGGTGGGGCCGACCGTCGTCCGCGACGACCCGGGGAACACCGAGCTGCTCGAGGACGCCGTAGGCCGGGCGGTAGGGGGTCTCGGCAGCGGTGGTCGCCAGGACGCGAAAGTCCGGGGCGAGGTCGGGCAGAGCGCGCAGGTGGCTGGTCTTGCCCGTGCCGGCGGCGCCCTCGACGCACACCAGCCGCGGACGGCCGGCGCGCGCGTCGCGGATGGCCCGTCCGAGAAGCTCCGCGCGATCGGGTCGGACAGCGAGCACGGGCATCGCCTTTCGGCAGCGGTGGTGCGCACACTGTGACGGATGCGAGCCGAGGCCGCAAGGCCCAGCCGGTCCCGCGCCACGGGTCTGTCGCGCGGGCCGCACGCGGCATAGGGTCGGCGGCATGTGCCGCAGCATCCACACCCTGCACAACTTCGAGCCGGCCGCCACCTCCGACGAGGTGCACGCCGCCGCCCTCCAGTACGTCCGGAAGATCGCGGGGACCACCCGGCCCTCGCGAGCGAACCAGGACGTCTTCGACCGCGCGGTCGCCGCGATCGAGGCGGTGACGCAGGAGCTCCTCGACGGCCTCGTCACGACGGCCCCGGCCAACGATCGCGAGACCGAGGCGGCCAAGGCACGCGAGCGCGCCGTCCGCTCCGGGCGGTACGCGACCGTCGCCGGCGGCTGACTCGCGGGCCGACCCGGCGGCCGATCAGCTCGGTCGGCGCCGTCCGGACGACGGGGTGTCCGCCAGTGTCTCCGGCGCGCGGTCGAGCGCCCGAAGCATGCGCTCCAGCGTCTCGCGCAGCAGCGAGCGCTCCGGCTCCGCGAGGTCCGTCGTGTACTCGACGCCCTCGGGCACCCACGACATGCCGAACATCGTCTCCCGAAAGGTCGCGCCCCCGACGGGCCAGCGCGTGCGGTCGGGGCCGACGGGCTCGGCCCCCTCGGCCCACCGGCCGAACCAGGCGCGCATGCGCTCGATCGGCAGGTCCATGACGACATCGCCCTCGCCGGGCGTGCGAACCCACTTGCTGGCGACGAGGACCAGCTCCTCGACCATCTCGGGGGTCAGCTCGTGCGGCGTGAACGGCGCCCGGAGGTTCTCCAGGCTGGCGAGCCGGTCGACCCGGAACGTCCGCCAGTCCCCGCGGTCGAGGTCCCAGCACAGGAGGTACCACCGTCGGTTGACCGGCGCGAGCACGTGCGGTTCCACGTGGCGACGGGTGAGCACACCGGCCCCGTCCGTGTACGCGAACCGGACGCGCTCGTGGTCGCGGCAGGCAAGGGCCAGCTCCCCGAGCAGCCCCGAGGGCACGGCAGCGCCCGCCGACGCGCCGGGCGGGTGGACCGCCTCAGCGAGGGCCGACACGCGGCGGCGCAGCCGGGACGGGAGAACGGTCTCGAGCTTGGCCAGGGCCGTGAGCGTCGTCTCGGGCTCGGCGACGAGACGCTGCATGGCGGCGACGCGCAGCCCGATCGCCATCGCGACGGCCTCGTCGTCCGTCAGCAGGAGCGGGGGAAGGGCGCGGCCCGCCTCCAGCCGATAGCCGCCCGCGATGCCCGGGACGGACTCGACCCGGTAGCCGAGGTCGCGCAGCCGCTCGACGTCGCGCCGGACGGTTCGCTCGGTCACGCGCAGCCGCGCGGCGAGCTCCGGCCCCGGCCAGTGCCGGTGGGTCTGCAGGAGGTTCAGCAGCGCGAGCGCCCGCGCCGTCGTCTCGGACATGCGGCCAGCCTGTCACCGATCGAGGACAGAAGCTGTCCGGGTCTGTCCCTAGCGTGGTCCGCATGAGACACGAACCGATCATCGAGGCGCGCGGACTGACCAAGCGCTTCACCGTCGACAGGGCCGCGGTCGAGGCCGTCACCGACCTCAGCTTCGAGGTCCTGCCGGGCGAGCTCGTGGCGTTCCTCGGCCCCAACGGCGCCGGCAAGTCCACCAGCCTGCGGATGCTCACCACCCTCGTCCCGCCGACGTCGGGCACGGCCCGCGTCGCCGGTCACGACATCCTGACGGCGCCGGCCGCGGTCCGCCGGAGCATCGGCTACGTCGGCCAGCTCACGAGCGGGAGCTTCGCCCAGCGCGTGCGCGACGAGCTGCTCAGCCAGGGCGCCTTCTACGGGCTGACCCGGGCGCACGCCCGGCGCCGTGCGGAGGAGCTGATCGAGTCGCTCGACCTCGCCCCGTTCGCGACGCGCACGGTCCAGCAGCTCTCTGGCGGCCAGAAGCGACGCCTCGACGTCGCGCTCGGGCTGATGCACGCGCCGCGGCTGCTCTTCCTCGACGAGCCCTCGACCGGGCTGGACCCGCAGAGCCGCGCCAACCTGTGGCAGCACATCGTCGACCTGCGCGAGACCCACGGCACCACCGTCTTCCTCACGACGCACTACCTGGAGGAGGCGGACCGGTACGCCGAGCGCGTCATGGTGATCGACCGCGGCCGGGTCATCGCCGACGACACGGCGGCCGCGCTGAAGTCGGAGCTGGCGGGCGACGTCGTCACGCTGACCTTCGGGACGGCGGAGGACGCGACCGCGGCCGCCGGGCCGCTCCGGCGGCTGGCCGGGCGCGACGTCCGCATCGTCGACGAGCGCTCGCTCGTGCTCACGACGCCGGACGGCGACCGCCTGCTGCCCGCGGCCGTGCGGGAGCTCGACGCCGCCGGCCTGCGGGTCGAGCGCGCCACCGGCGTGCCGCCGACGCTCGACGACGTGTTCCTCGCCCTCACCGGGCGCACCCTGCGCGAGGCCCAGGCCGTCGCGGAGGACTCCACCGCCACCCCGACCCCGGAAGGGACGCCCCGATGACCACCACCGAGAAGAGCGCGGCCGAGACCGCACCGACGACGGGCGCACCGCGCGGCGGCGTCGCCCGCGACGTCTGGAACGTCCTCACCCGCGAGCTGAGGCCGGTCGTCCGCGACCCGTTCACGCTCATCTTCAGCCTGGTCCAGCCCCTCGTGTTCCTCGGGCTGTTCGCGCCGCTGCTCGTCGGCCAGTCCGGTGAGCCGACGGGGGAGACGCTGCGCTGGTTCGTGCCCGGCGTCCTCGTCATGATCGTCCTGTTCGGGACCGGCGCGGTCGGCTCCAACCTCCAGTACGAGATGATGACGGGCTCGCACGAGCGGACGCTCGTCGCCCCGCTGTCGCGCTCCTCGCTGCTGGTCGGGCGCGCGCTCAAGGAGGTCGCGCCGATCATCGTGCAGGCGCTCCTCATCGTCGCGATCTCGATCCCGTTCGGGTTCACGCCCGACCCCGTCGGCCTCGTCGTCGGGCTCGCCCTGCTGGCGGTGTTCAGCGTCGGCCTCGGCTCGCTCTCCTACGCGCTCGCGCTGGCGACGAAGAACCGGGAGTGGCTGTTCTGGGGTGTGCAGCAGACGCTCATCTTCCCGCTGCTCATCCTGTCCGGCATGCTGCTCCCGCTCGACGCGGGTCCGAGCTGGATGCGCGCCGTCGCGACCGTCAACCCGGTGAGCTGGGTGGTGCAGGCCGAGCGCGCGCTCCTGGCCGGCGACCTCGGCGCCGGCGCGGTCCTGTGGGGCTGGGTCTCCGCGCTCGTGCTCGCGGCCGCCGGTCTCGCCGTCGGCATCCGCGCCATGCGCCGCTCGAGCTGAGATCTGCTGGGAACCGGGGCGGGCGGCGTGCCAGAATCCCCGCATGGCGATCATCCCTCCCGGCGCGTTCGGCGGCTCCGGCGACGAGCAGGCACCCGCGCCATCGTTCGGCGTCCTCCTCGTCCGGGTCGATGGCGACGTCACGCACGAGTCGGTCGTCGAGGCCCTCACGTCGGCGCGCTTCACGGGCTGGGTCTCGCCGGAGGTTCCCGTCGAGGGTGACGACCCGGGCGACGCGCCCGTCCCGGTCTGGACGGTGGCCGTCCCCGAGACGCCGCTCGGCCACGTCGCGGGGGAGCGGACGACGCTGCACGAGCTCGCCGCCTCCCTCGCCGCGACGCTGGACGGCGACGCGATCGCGATGGTGAACCGCCGCGAGCAGCTCCTCACGCTCACGGCCGACCGCGCGGGCGAGCGGTGGGTCGACTACGTGTCCGACGCGCACCTCGCCCGCCCGGACGACGAGTTCGCCTGGGGACCCGAGGGCGCCTACGGCGCGGGAGCCCTGGCCCGCCTGTGCGGGCGGCCCGAGGCGGAGGAGTCCGTCTACGAGCTGCTGAGCGAGGACGAGGGCGACGACGTCAACGAGTCCGAGCGGATCGTCGCGCTCGGCCGGCTCCTGGGCTGGCCGCACTGGCTCGTCTCGGTCGGCGGCCTGCCCAAGCGGGTGTTCCGCGGGCCGGACGTCAAGGACTTCCTGCGCCTGCGCGCGGGCGCCACGGGCATCGGCGGCCGCGTCAAGGGCCGGCTCACCAAGGTCAAGCGGCGCAGCGACCTCACGCAGGGCGGCTGATGGTCACGAGCTCGGTGCTCGGCACCATCGGGATGAACCTCGGTGCCCTGCTGCTCGTGCTCTTCCGCGGCTGGGCCTTCCGCACGAGGATCTACCGGCCGATGCTGCTCAACATCGGGCTGTCGGTCCTGCCCGTCGGCGTGCTGCTCGGCGGCGAGATCGGGGTGCTCGCGCTCGCGTGGGCCGGCGCGCCGCCGTGGGTCGTGCTCGCCACGGCCGTGCTCGTCGGGCTGGTCTGGCTCCTCCTGCTGCCGAACGCCGCCTACCTCATCACGGAGCTCAACCTCAGCCACCGCCGGGAGGACGACCCGGTCCCGCAGTGGTACGACATCCTGCTCGTGCTCACGCTCGCGATGTCGGGCGTGCTCAACACGGTGCTCAACGTGTTCCTCGCGACGGTGCTCGTCGTCGTGGTGCGCTACGACGACATCGAGCCCCTCGCGTCGGGCGGCGCGAGCTGGGCCGTGGCCGGGGTCCTCGTCGCCGTGAGCTTCGGGATCTACCTCGGCCGCTACCTTCGGCTGAACTCCTGGGACATCGTGCACCCCGGCTCGTTCCTCGCGAAGGTCCGCGGCCACTTCTCGACGGCGCGCGGGATCGGTGACGCCGTCGGCTTCACGCTCCTGTGCGCCGTGTTCCTCGGCCTCATGTACGTCGTCATCGTCGGCCCGACGATCCACTCGCTCGTCGTCTCGCTGGGCTAGCCGTCCTGATCGGTCCGGCCGTCGGACCGATGGTCGGCCAGCGACGCGCGCAGCTCGCGCAGCAGCCCGGTCGCGTCGTCGAGCCGGGTGCCGTAGCGCCGCGCGCACTCGGCCAGCAGGGGCCGGCGGGCCTCGCGCGCATCGGCCGCGAGACCTCGGCCCCGCTCGGTCAGCTCGAGGACGACGGCGCGCCGGTCCGACGTCGACGGCGTGCGGACGACGAGGCCGTCGGCGACCAGTCGCGAGACGAGGCGGCTGGGGTGACCGGACTCGGCGACCAGGTGCTCGGCGAGACGGCTGAGCGTGACCGGACCCAGCGCGTCCAACGCCATGACCGCCTCGGCCTGGACGCAGGTGAGACCGATCGGTCGGAACGCGGCGGTGAGGGCGGCGTTGAGCTCCGTGACGAGGCTCTTGAGCTCGAAGGCGAGGGTGAGGACGGCGTCCTCGGCGGGATCGTGTGACATGTCATCCATCTGAGCTAGGGTGAACCATGTGACATGTTACCTAAATGAAGTGGGCGGGCGCAGGGCGATCCGCGTCGACGGCTTCGGTGTCGTTCCCGCCGCGCCCGTCAGCGCGCAGGCCCGCCGCGGAGCGCGACGGGCGGTCGTCCGGGTGACCCACGCGTCGGTCGGCGCGACCGACGTCGCCGCCATCCGCGGCGACTACCTGCTGCAGCCCTTCCCGCGGCTGACGCCCGGGTACGACCTCGTCGGTGTGGTCGAGCACCTGCCCGCGGGCGCGCCGTCCCACCTGTCGGTGGGCCAGCGGGTGGCGGCCGTGCTGCCGCGGATGGGCGCCCACGCCACGCGGGTCGCCCTCGCGCCGTCCCTGCTCGTGCCGGTCCCGGACGGCCTCGCGTCGGCGGTGGCCGCGACCGTCCCGCTCGACGGGGTGACCGCGCGGCTCGCCCTCGACGCACTGCCCCTCGACGCGCGCCGCGGCGGGAGCGTCCTCGTCCAGGGGGCCGGGGGAGCCGTCGGGTCGTGGGCGGTCCAGCTCGCCGGCGCGGACGGTCGCGAGGTCTACGGCACGGCGTCGCTCCGGTCCCGCCGGCATGCCGAGGGACTCGGCGCCACGGTGCTCGACTACGACGACCCGCACTGGGTCGAGCACCTGCGCGATCTCACCGGGGGCGGGGTGGCCGGCGCCGTGGACCAGACCGGCGGCCGGGGCGTGCGGGACGCCGTGGCGCGCCGCGGTCGCCTCGTCCGGATCGCCTTCGGCGGGGCCCCGGGCCACCAGCGCCGAGCGACGGCGACCGGCGTCGTCACGACGCTCGCGCGTCGGTACGCCGATCCGCGGGAGCTGGTCTGCTCGGTCCCGCTCCTCGTCGCCACCCGCCGCGCCGTCTACCGGCGGGCGCTGGCCGACCTGCTCGACGCGGTCGCGGCGGGGGACCTCATCGCACCGCTGCCGTCCCTGCACCCGGTCGAGAGCTACCGCGAGGCGGTCGCCGACGCGGCGAGCGCGGCGGCCGGGACGAAGACGGTGCTGGAGCTCGAGGACTGACCGCCGGAACGGACCGAGCGGGTCACCAGCCGCCGGCGAGCGCCGTCGAGACCGAGATCGCGTCGAGGTCGAACGCCTGCGCGACGCCGCGGTTCGTCACCCGGCCGGCGCACGTGTTGAGGCCCTGGGCGAGCGCCGGGTCCTGCTGGAGCGCGAGCCGCCAGCCCCAGTCCGCGATCTCGACGATGTAGGGCAGCGTCGCGTTGGTCAGCGCCCGCGTCGAGCTCTGCGGGACGGCGCCCGGCATGTTGGTCACGCAGTACAGGAGCGCGTCGTGCACCTGGAACGTCGGGTCGTCGTGCGTGGTCGGTCGCGACCCCTCGAAGCAGCCGCCCTGGTCGATCGCGATGTCGACGAGCACCGCGCCGGGACGCATCCCGGCGATCATCGCGTCGGTGACCAGCCGGGGCGCGTGCGCGCCCGGTACCAGCACCGCACCGACGACGAGGTCGGCCCGCTCGACGGCCGCGGCGATCTCGTACGCGGAGGACACCCGCGTCGTGACGGCGGGGCCGTACTTCTCCTGGATGGTCCGCAGCCGCGGCATCGCGACGTCGAGCACCGTGACGTCGGCACCCATGCCGATGGCGTTGGCGATGGCGTGCTCGCCCGCGACCCCCGCGCCGAGCACGACGACGTTCGCGCGCGGCGTCCCGGCGATCCCGCCGAGCAGCACGCCAGCCCCGCCGGTCTCCTTCATGAGGTGGTAGGCGCCGACGACGGTCGCGAGCCGGCCCGCGATCTCGCTCATCGGCTGGAGCAGCGGCAGCGCACCGCTGCCGAGCTGGACCGTCTCGTACGCGATCGCCGCGGTCCCGGCCGCGAGCAGGGCCTCGGTGCACTCCTGGCTCGCCGCGAGGTGGAGGTAGGTGAACAGGGCGAGGTCCTCGCGCAGGAAGCCGTACTCCTCCGGCTCCGGCTCCTTCACCTTGACGACGAGCTCGGCGTCCCACGCCGCCCCCGCGTCGCCGACGACGACGGCACCGGCGGCGGCGTAGGCGTCGTCGGACAGCAGCGACCCGACGCCGGCCCCGGACTGGACCACGACCTCGTGCCCCTGGGCGACCAGCTCGGCCACGCCGGACGGAGTCACTCCCACGCGGAACTCGTTGTTCTTGACCTCGGTGGGGACGCCGATCTTCATGGCAGCTCTCTTCTCGTCGCCGGAACGTCGAACCTCTCGCAGGCTAGGGTCCCACGGGTGCCAGGACCAGGGGAGGAGGTCCCTGCCGGCGCGGCCCCGCCTCTGCTACGGCGCACCGGTACCGGCGTGGCCCTAGGCTCGGGGCCATGGGCTACCCCAAGGACAACCTCGCCCCCGACGAGACGGTCATCCTGCACCGCCACCCGCACTGGAAGGCGCTCGTCCTGCCCGTGCTCGGGCTGCTCCTGGCGACGGGCGCGGTCGGCGCCGCCTGGTGGTGGTCGCGCTCGCTCGAGGTCAGCGACACGACGGAGACGGTCATCGGCATCGTCGCCGGCGTCCTGTGGGCCGTGCTGGTCATCTGGTGGTTCGTCGCCCCCCTCGTGCGCTGGGCGACGACGCACTTCGTCATCACGGACCGCCGGGTCATCTTTCGCACCGGCGTGTTCACCCGCAGCGGCATCGACATCCCGATGGCGCGGATCAACTCGATCCAGTTCCGCCACGACCTCGTGGACCGGATCCTGCGCACGGGGACGCTCATCATCGAGTCGGCGTCGGACGACCCGCTCGAGTTCAACGACATCCCGCAGGTCGAGCGCGTCCACGCGCTGCTCTACCACGAGGTCCACGACTACCTCACCGAGGACGACGACGAGACGGCCCAGCCGTGACGCGGGAGGACTGGGGCCCGAGCCGCTGGGAGCTCATCGTCGCCGAGCGGCCCGGTCACTCGCAGTGGTACATCGAGCGGTTCCGCGCGATGGAGCGCGAGGGTGCCGACATCGTGGGGGAGGCCCGGCTGGCCGACGCGATGCTCGGGCGCGGCAGCCGCGTCCTCGACGCGGGGTGCGGCCCCGGCCGGATCGCCGGCTGGCTCGCCGCGCGCGGTCACGACGTCGTCGGCGTGGACGTCGACCCCGACCTCGTCGAGGCCGCGCGGAGCGACCACTCGGGGCCGACCTACGTCGTCTCCGACCTGTCGGAGCTCGACCTGCCCGCCGCGGGCATCGCCGAGCCGTTCGACCTCGTGATCGTCGCGGGCAACGTCGTCACCTTCCTGGCGCCGGGCAGCGAGGTCGAGGTGCTGCGCCGTCTCGCGGCCCACCTCGCGCCGGGCGGCCGGATCGTCATCGGGTTCGGGCTGGGCCGCGGCTACGACCTCGCGTCGTTCGAGGCCGACGTCAGCTCGGCCGGGCTGCGCGAGTCGCTCCGGCTCGCCGCCTGGGACGTGCGCCCGTGGACGCCGTCGTCCGACTTCGTCGTGAGCGTGCTGGAGCCGTCCGGCGCCTGAGCCGCCTCCGGGCCGAACACGTGGTCGCGCTGGACGAGGAAGGACGCGACGAACAGGACCCCGTCCGTCGTGAGCTTGGCGACGAGCAGTGGGAGCCCCGCGTCCGTCAGCAGGCGGATCCCGCCGTACCCCGCCGCCAGCAGGACGACGGCGAGCGCCGCGTACCGGACGAGCTGCGGTCGCACCGGCCCGCCGGCGCGGAACACCGTGCGCCGGTTGATCGTGAAGTTGACCGTCGCGCTCGCGAGGCGCGCCCCGACGACGGCGAGCGCGAGGCTCCCGGTCAGCGCGCTCAGCACGAGCACGCCGACGACGTCGAGCACGGCCGCCGCGAGCGAGGACGCGGCGAACAGCAGGAGCGGCGCGAGCACGCGGACCGAGTCGAGCACCGGCCGGAAGTGCGACGAGGCGTTGTGGTCGAGGTAGACCGTCTCGATCGGGACGGTGTGGATCCGCACGCCGTCCCGGCCGGCGCGCAGCAGCACCGTCAGCTCCCAGGCGAACCGCTCGCCCGGGATCGCGAGCAGCCACGGCACGAGCTCGGCCGGGATGCCGCGCAACCCCGTCTGCGTGTCGTCGATCCGCTGGCCCGTCGCCAGCTCGACCAACGCCGTCGTCGCGCGGTTGCCGACGCGCGAGCGCAGCGGCACCGCGCCGTCGAACGACCGGCAGCCGAGGACGAGACCGGGCGCCGCCCCCAGCGCCCGCAGCCGGGCGAGCTCGTCGGCGACGCGGGCCACGTCACGCGGCAGGTGCTGACCGTCGCAGTCGACGCACACGATGTCGGCCCCCGGGGCGCGCTCGAGGATGGCCGCCATCCCCGTGCGCAGCGCCTCGGCCTTGCCGTAGTTGCGGGCGTGCTGGACGACGACGCCGCCGGCCGCCGCGACCAGCCCGAACGGCTCGGCGTACGCCTCGCCCGAGCCGTCGTCGACGACGAGGACCCGGGCCAGCGGCAGCCGCGCCGCCAGCGCGGCGACGAGATCGACGAGGCGGTGGTCCGGCTCGTACGCCGGGACCAGGACCCACAGGGGGCGCTCGGTCGAGCTCCCGGCGCTCACGAGTCCGTCCCCGTCGTCGTGCCGGTGGTGGCGGCGACGTAGAGGATGTCGGACGTCCCGCGCTCGGCGCCGCGCCCGAGCGGGTCGTTCACCAGGTCGCCGCTCGCGTCGACCATCGTCGAGGAGCCGCCGCCGTCGAGGTTGTACGCCTCGCTCGCACCGAGGTCGAGCATGAGCTGGGCGAGCTCCGTCATCGTGACGCCCGAGCTCTCCGACGACCGCCCGTCGACGACGACGAGCACGTAGTGGTTCGCCTCGACCATCCCGATCGCCGTGCGCGGCTGGGAGCCCTGGATCGAGTGGTTGCCGACGTTCGTGTCGACCTCCACGTCGTCGATGCCCGCGACGACGACGCCGTCCTCGACGAGCGCCGGGCCGAACGAGTACGTCTGCCACGCGCCGTTGGCGAGGAGCTGCTCGCCGCTCGTGGTCGTCTCGTCGACGAGGTCCATCGTGCCGTCGCGATAGATGACGGCGGCGGTGCGGGCGGGGGAGTCGCGGTAGAGCACGCCGTTGCGGATGACGACCCCGGTCGAGCGGAAGCCGTAGTAGTCGCCGTTGATCGCCAGGAGGGCGCCGACGTCGGCCGCGATGTCCGAGGTGTCCTCGGTGATGTTGGCGCCGAAGGCGTTCTGCGCGAACGCCGCGCGCAGCTGGGTGATGTCGCCGAGCGTGACGTCGGCGACGTAGTACGTCGCGGTGCCGCCGCTCGTCGCGAGCTGACCCGACGTCACGGTGACGACGGGGTCGGCGACCTCGGACCCCGTCTCAGCGTCGGTGGACGTGTCGCTGGTCTCGCCGGTCGCCGCCTCGTCCGACGACGCGCCGGTGGTCTCGCCGGACGAGGCGGTGCCGCTCGACGTCGCTGCCGAGTCGTTCGCCGCCTGCTCGTAGGCGGCGACGTCGGCGATCTCGACGTGCTCGATGACGAACCGGTCGAGCGCCCACGCGGTGGCGCCGCCGATCGTGAGCGCGAGCGTGAGGACGCCCGCGGCGATCGCGCGGCGCAGGG encodes:
- a CDS encoding ABC transporter permease, which gives rise to MTTTEKSAAETAPTTGAPRGGVARDVWNVLTRELRPVVRDPFTLIFSLVQPLVFLGLFAPLLVGQSGEPTGETLRWFVPGVLVMIVLFGTGAVGSNLQYEMMTGSHERTLVAPLSRSSLLVGRALKEVAPIIVQALLIVAISIPFGFTPDPVGLVVGLALLAVFSVGLGSLSYALALATKNREWLFWGVQQTLIFPLLILSGMLLPLDAGPSWMRAVATVNPVSWVVQAERALLAGDLGAGAVLWGWVSALVLAAAGLAVGIRAMRRSS
- a CDS encoding AAA family ATPase, with the protein product MLAVRPDRAELLGRAIRDARAGRPRLVCVEGAAGTGKTSHLRALPDLAPDFRVLATTAAETPYRPAYGVLEQLGVPRVVADDGRPHHPAVAAQSLRRLLDDESRGDPLLLMIDDAQWADDESLDALRLVLSRLSGDRLLVVVASRPFARGEHRAWQRHRHDAGAATVLTLDGLDDTETAELLRRATGKEPAPTLVHRLREHTGGNPMHLRALASEYQLDALAAMPNLPAPEDVALELTARLTAMDTDATRLLRAVAVVGASWVDRFDAAAVAGLPHPLAALDLLVEDGLLVVEEEAQLSRVRIVHSLVRAAVYQSTPAAERRELHHRAAESLSSPMRRLEHAVAAAEDRDDGLADRLEAAAAAAHAESDYRGEAQLLLWASRVARSADRRERAWLEAQLATVLALDTQAVRGRLSEIGWARDAALRTVVLAWLLVVENRVADARRALEAVPTGVVERADERTRSRLLVLRAWTMLVSGYPTDRIAAVLDSLPPGVPDDHALRGYYLRTAGQVAARELDFDHVQRDFDAVPTAAGETRLADTDKLAWRGAVYALCGFAAEGRRDLGEVVSRIRGGRVDAGSGANHALYAFTLWLDGELDRAAVEFQAALDLAPERPHPIVQAALPLVPAVRGDARADELLAESESVVRDLPWHEAIAVHVQAGVVRLHAGDDDAARAGWLDHLRSVFGPAIVSPSSPAGAIWHLNVALARVWAGELDEIDAHLVAIETDMIVPAWSAWARPWLIGLRAEGTGDDAGALELLRAAVTGPDTELPLYRAHAHADLARVAARTGDDATATASASRARRLYRRLGAQPYLARLGADASTPRPVDLLSGLSDREREVAALLLAGLSYAQIAEELYVTRSTVAFHLGNVYAKTGVGSRHELVRAARATSGEG
- a CDS encoding DUF1361 domain-containing protein, yielding MVTSSVLGTIGMNLGALLLVLFRGWAFRTRIYRPMLLNIGLSVLPVGVLLGGEIGVLALAWAGAPPWVVLATAVLVGLVWLLLLPNAAYLITELNLSHRREDDPVPQWYDILLVLTLAMSGVLNTVLNVFLATVLVVVVRYDDIEPLASGGASWAVAGVLVAVSFGIYLGRYLRLNSWDIVHPGSFLAKVRGHFSTARGIGDAVGFTLLCAVFLGLMYVVIVGPTIHSLVVSLG
- a CDS encoding helix-turn-helix transcriptional regulator — encoded protein: MSETTARALALLNLLQTHRHWPGPELAARLRVTERTVRRDVERLRDLGYRVESVPGIAGGYRLEAGRALPPLLLTDDEAVAMAIGLRVAAMQRLVAEPETTLTALAKLETVLPSRLRRRVSALAEAVHPPGASAGAAVPSGLLGELALACRDHERVRFAYTDGAGVLTRRHVEPHVLAPVNRRWYLLCWDLDRGDWRTFRVDRLASLENLRAPFTPHELTPEMVEELVLVASKWVRTPGEGDVVMDLPIERMRAWFGRWAEGAEPVGPDRTRWPVGGATFRETMFGMSWVPEGVEYTTDLAEPERSLLRETLERMLRALDRAPETLADTPSSGRRRPS
- a CDS encoding MarR family winged helix-turn-helix transcriptional regulator, producing the protein MDDMSHDPAEDAVLTLAFELKSLVTELNAALTAAFRPIGLTCVQAEAVMALDALGPVTLSRLAEHLVAESGHPSRLVSRLVADGLVVRTPSTSDRRAVVLELTERGRGLAADAREARRPLLAECARRYGTRLDDATGLLRELRASLADHRSDGRTDQDG
- a CDS encoding ATP-binding cassette domain-containing protein, with product MRHEPIIEARGLTKRFTVDRAAVEAVTDLSFEVLPGELVAFLGPNGAGKSTSLRMLTTLVPPTSGTARVAGHDILTAPAAVRRSIGYVGQLTSGSFAQRVRDELLSQGAFYGLTRAHARRRAEELIESLDLAPFATRTVQQLSGGQKRRLDVALGLMHAPRLLFLDEPSTGLDPQSRANLWQHIVDLRETHGTTVFLTTHYLEEADRYAERVMVIDRGRVIADDTAAALKSELAGDVVTLTFGTAEDATAAAGPLRRLAGRDVRIVDERSLVLTTPDGDRLLPAAVRELDAAGLRVERATGVPPTLDDVFLALTGRTLREAQAVAEDSTATPTPEGTPR
- a CDS encoding DUF2277 domain-containing protein, whose amino-acid sequence is MCRSIHTLHNFEPAATSDEVHAAALQYVRKIAGTTRPSRANQDVFDRAVAAIEAVTQELLDGLVTTAPANDRETEAAKARERAVRSGRYATVAGG
- a CDS encoding zinc-binding dehydrogenase produces the protein MTHASVGATDVAAIRGDYLLQPFPRLTPGYDLVGVVEHLPAGAPSHLSVGQRVAAVLPRMGAHATRVALAPSLLVPVPDGLASAVAATVPLDGVTARLALDALPLDARRGGSVLVQGAGGAVGSWAVQLAGADGREVYGTASLRSRRHAEGLGATVLDYDDPHWVEHLRDLTGGGVAGAVDQTGGRGVRDAVARRGRLVRIAFGGAPGHQRRATATGVVTTLARRYADPRELVCSVPLLVATRRAVYRRALADLLDAVAAGDLIAPLPSLHPVESYREAVADAASAAAGTKTVLELED